A single window of Hyla sarda isolate aHylSar1 chromosome 2, aHylSar1.hap1, whole genome shotgun sequence DNA harbors:
- the RSRP1 gene encoding arginine/serine-rich protein 1 — MTRTVELEILDAGNDSLGNKVSADATARNYSDGSSVKARNEEKPSKVYENEANNNRTKEMTNIMDDLSLNSPKDRPSRSRSKTRSIKRKSSSSSSSSSSCSSSSRSSHSRSWSRSRSRERRYQRKRSRRSSRSYSRGRSYSRSYSRSRSRSYSPRQRRRYSAAYRRYYRSPPRYRSRSRSRSYHRSRYSRSRSPSRGRRYYGFVRRPYSPTYRSYRSRSGTRSRSRTPLRLSEEEKMKLLEIAKMNASKALGKEVELPESLKSLKQPKTENSTGKKERTRHHSSSSHNSGIKVEDKESALHEQVTELKTKSPYVLWRPVTSEAKSFSKILSPKHAHTSRER; from the exons ATGACTCGTACAGTCGAGTTGGAAATCTTGGACGCTGGAAACGACTCCTTGGGGAACAA GGTTTCTGCAGATGCCACAGCTAGGAATTACAGTGATGGCAGTTCAG TCAAAGCTCGTAATGAGGAAAAGCCTAGTAAAGTGTATGAGAATGAGGcaaacaataacaggacaaagGAGATGACTAATATTATGGATGATCTGAGTTTAAACTCTCCAAAAGATCGTCCATCTCGCTCAAGGTCTAAAACCCGGTCCATTAAGCGCAAGTCTTCAAGCTCCTCAAGCAGTTCAAGCTCTTGTTCCAGCTCATCTCGGTCCTCACATTCAAGAAGCTGGAGTAGGTCTCGCTCAAGAGAGAGACGATATCAGAGGAAAAGAAGCAGACGAAGCTCCAGGTCTTATTCTCGTGGCCGGTCTTACTCCAGAAGCTACTCCAGAAGTCGTTCAAGATCCTACAGCCCCCGACAGAGgagaagatattctgctgcaTATAGAAGATACTATAGATCCCCACCTAGATATAGGTCACGTAGCCGCTCACGTTCATATCATAGAAGCCGATATTCACGAAGCAGATCACCCTCCCGTGGTAGAAGGTATTACGGCTTTGTTCGACGTCCATATTCTCCTACTTACCGGTCTTATAGAAGTCGCTCAGGGACCCGCTCTCGCAGCAGAACACCATTGCGTTTAAGTGAAGAAG AAAAAATGAAGTTATTAGAAATTGCAAAAATGAATGCATCAAAAGCCCTTGGAAAGGAGGTTGAGCTCCCTGAAAGCCTGAAGAGCCTTAAG CAACCCAAAACAGAAAACTCAACAGGCAAAAAAGAGAGAACTCGCCACCACAGTTCTTCTTCACAT AATTCTGGTATAAAGGTGGAAGATAAAGAAAGTGCTCTCCACGAACAAGTAACTGAGCTCAAAACAAAAAGTCCTTATGTGCTCTGGCGTCCTGTGACCAGCGAAGCAAAATCCTTTTCTAAAATCTTATCTCCAAAACATGCACATACAAGCAGAGAAAGATAG